One part of the Macaca mulatta isolate MMU2019108-1 chromosome 6, T2T-MMU8v2.0, whole genome shotgun sequence genome encodes these proteins:
- the PAIP1 gene encoding polyadenylate-binding protein-interacting protein 1 isoform X2, which produces MAKPQVVVAPVLMSKLSVNAPEFYPSGYSSNYTESYEDGCEDYPTLSEYVQDFLNHLTEQPGSFETEIEQFAETLNGCVTTDDALQELVELIYQQATSIPNFSYMGARLCNYLSHHLTISPQSGNFRQLLLQRCRTEYEVKDQAAKGDEVTRKRFHAFVLFLGELYLNLEIKGTNGQVTRADILQVGLRELLNALFSNPMDDNLICAVKLLKLTGSVLEDAWKEKGKMDMEEIIQRIENVVLDANCSRDVKQMLLKLVELRSSNWGRVHATSTYREATPENDPNYFMNEPTFYTSDGVPFTAADPDYQEKYQELLEREDFFPDYEENGTDLSGAGDPYLDDIDDEMDPEIEEAYEKFCLESERKRKQ; this is translated from the exons GAATCCTATGAGGATGGTTGTGAGGATTATCCTACTCTGTCAGAATATGTTCAGGATTTTTTGAATCATCTTACAGAGCAGCCTGGCAGTTTTGAAACTGAAATTGAACAGTTTGCAGAGACCCTGAATGGTTGCGTTACAACAGATGATGCTTTGCAAGAACTTGTGGAACTCATCTATCAACAG gccACGTCTATCCCAAATTTTTCTTATATGGGAGCTCGCCTGTGTAATTACCTGTCCCATCATCTGACAATTAGCCCACAGAGTGGCAACTTCCGCCAATTGCTACTTCAAAG ATGTCGCACTGAATATGAAGTTAAAGATCAAGCTGCAAAAGGGGATGAAGTTACTCGAAAACGATTTCATGCATTTGTACTCTTTCTGGGAGAACTTTATCTTAACCTGGAG ATCAAGGGAACAAATGGACAGGTTACAAGAGCAGATATTCTTCAGGTTGGTCTTCGAGAATTGCTGAATGCCCTCTTTTCTAATCCTATGGATGACAATTTAATTTGTGCAGTAAAATTATTGaag TTGACAGGATCAGTTTTGGAAGATGcttggaaggaaaaaggaaagatggaTATGGAAGAAATTATTCAGAGAATTGAAAATGTTGTCCTAGATGCAAACTGCAGTAG AGATGTGAAACAGATGCTCTTGAAGCTTGTAGAACTCCGGTCAAGTAACTGGGGTAGAGTCCATGCAACTTCAACATATAGAGAAGCAACACCAGAAAATGATCCTAACTACTTTATG AACGAACCAACATTTTATACATCTGATGGTGTTCCTTTCACTGCAGCTGATCCAG ATTACCAAGAGAAATATCAAGAATTACTTGAAAGAGAGGACTTTTTTCCAGATTATGAAGAAAATGGAACAGATTTATCTGGGGCTGGTGATCC ATACTTGGATGATATTGATGATGAGATGGACCCAGAGATAGAAGAAGCTTATGAAAAGTTTTGTTTGGAATCAGAGCGTAAGCGAAAACAGTAA